GCAGGGCCACCAGCCGATCCAGGGCATTGGCAGGCGCAACGATCTCGACGCGCATGCCCGCGTCCGAGGGCGCTTGGCTGACCAGCCGTGCGCCGAGTTCGTCCAGCCCGGCAACGAGCCGCTCCATTTCGCAGTCGACCTGCGCCCTGAACTCCAGCGAGTTGCGCGCCTCGATCGTGGCCAGCATCCTCCCGCACAGCCGCGCCACCGCCTCGCTCGTGGATCCGGGATCCAGAGGCCGTCCAACCAGACAGGCCTGCGATTCGAGGATCACGCCGTCGTCCAGGCGCCTTAGCCCATTCTGGGCCAGGGTTACACCGCTGGAAGTCAGGTCGACGACCAGGTCCGCGCGTCCCGAGGCGGGCATCGCCTCGATCGCCCCCTGCCCGCGCACCAGCGCATAGGCGGTTAGACCGCGCTTGCCCAGAAAGCTCCGCGTCAGGTTGGGAAAGCTCGTGCCCACGCGCAACGTCCTGCCGTGCGCTTCGAGGAACTGCGGCGCGAGCTCGATCAGATCCTCGATCCGGGTCACGTCGATCCACATCTGCGGCACCGCCGTCACCAGGCTCGCCGCGCCGAACCCCAATTCCTGGATCAGGCAGCTCAGCCCATGCGTATGCTCCTGGTCCTCGTGAAACAGGTCCAGGCCGGTAATCCCCGCGTCGGCCGTGCCGTCGCACAGCCGCCGGGCGACCTCCTCGGCACGACAGAACAGCAGGTCCATCCCGTCGATCCCGATAAGCGTGCCGCTGTAGCTGCGGCCTCCGCCCGCGACCTTGAGTCCGCAACGGCCGAGAAACTCGATTGCCGATTGGTGCAGGCTGCCCTTGCTCGGCAGAGCCAGCGTCGCGCGTCGGGCGCTCATCCTTCCTCCCCATCGATCGCCAGCGCGCCTTGGAGCGAGACGGCGAAACCCACGGCGTCGACATCAAGCCGCGGATCGATCATTTTCACCAGGGGATCGTAGCGGCCGCCGCCGCCGATCACTCGCTCGCCGCGCCGCAGCTCGAAGATCATCCCGCTGTAGTAGGCAAAGGGGCGGCTCAGGCCGAAGTCGAGCAGCAGCCGCTCCCCGCTGCCGACCGCTTTGTCGATCATCTCGATCAGTCGTTCCAGCCGCTCCAGCGGTTGGCAAATCTCATCGGCAAAAGTCGCGGTGATCTTCGCCAGACTTCTGAGTGCCTGCTGCGGCGATCCGCAGATCGAGGACACGTCGCGCAGCAGCTTGCGCGTGGCGTTGTCCAGAGTAAACGAGCTGCGTACGATCTGCGTATCCCAAAAGCGCTCGGCGATCCGGCGCGGATCGCGCTGCCCCACCTGCTGCAGCGGCATGCCTGAGATGATCTTCAATACCAGCTGGACTCCCTGCTCGCGCTCGAGCTGCGCCAGGGCGTCGGGCAACGCCGGCTCCTGCGGCTCCTCGTCGGATATCGCGCGTTGCAGCGCCGCCGGATGATTGAGCAGGTTGATCAGCCGACGACAGGCGTGCTGCGGCAGGTCCAGCGCGTCGATCAGCGTGCCGACCAACGAGAAGTCGCTCAGCGCCAGCACAGCGTCGTTGCAACCGATCGCGTCGATCGCGGCGATTGCCGTGGAGATAATCTCGGCGTCGGCCGCCAGCCGGTCTTCAGCCCCGATCAATTCGGCCCCAACCTGGCGTTCCTGGCGCGGCCTGCCGGCGGCTGCCGGACGATGGCGAAATACCGGGCCGTCGTAAAACAGCCGTAGCGGCCGCGGACGGTCGGTCATGTGCGCGGCAAATGCGCGAATCACCGGAATCGTCATCTCGGGCCGCAGGCAGACCTCGTGCCCGCCGGGGTCCTCGAACACGTACATCGAGCGGCGCACGACCTCGCCCGAGCGCAGCAAAAACGGCTCCACCGGCTCGATCACCGGCACGTCGATCTTGCCGTATCCGCGCTGCGCCAGCACAGCACAGGCCTCGGCCGCGGCCGAGCTGAGGCGTTGCGCCTGCTCGGGTAGGTTGACCACCATTCCCGCCACCGACCTGTTGGGACTCATCCTTGCCTTGACCTCCGTCTATCCATCTCCTCGGCCAAACCGGCGAGGGTTCCGTTCCTGATCAGCCGCACCACCCGATCGATATCGGGGAACAGCACTCGGTCGTTCTCTAAGAACTCGACACCTTCGCGCTTGAGCGTCGTCATCAGCCTGCGGGTCATCGCTCCGGGTTTGAACGGCAGGCGGAAGTGCAGCGCCTGGAACGCGGTCAACAGCTCGATGGCAATCACCTGCTCGGCGTTGTCGATCACCTCGCGGCATTTGCGCGCCGAGATCGGCCCCATGCTCACGTGGTCCTCGCTCCCGGCGCAGGTCGGGATCGAATCGGTGGACGCCGGATGGGTCAGCACCTTGTTCTCCGAGACCAGGGCCGCGGCCGTGTACTGCGGCACCATAAACCCAGAGTTGAGCCCCGAATGCTGCACCAGAAACGCCGGCAGCCCCGATGAGACGTCCTCGTCCACCAGGTGCGCGATCCGCCGCTCGGAGATGCTGGCCAGCTCGCTCAGCGCGATGGCCAGGTAGTCCAGGATGATCGCCAGCGGCTCGCCGTGGAAGTTGCCGCCGCCGATCACCGAACCCAGGCTGCGCTCGATCAGCTCCGCGTCGCTGGTCAGCCAACGGCGATATTGGGCCGGGCTCATCGATCCGAAACCCTCGGGCGGCTCGGGTGGAAACAGCAGCGGGTTGTCCGTGGCCGAGTTGATCTCGATTCGCAGCACCTCGTAAGTATTCAGACACGCCTGGTAGGCGCAGGCAACGACCTGCGGTATGCAGCGGAACGAGTAGTCGTCCTGGAACGGCGGCGCCGAGGGGACCGAGTGTGCCAGATCGCGCAGGGCGTCGGCCACGTGATCGCGCGCCTTGTCCGCCGGTGGAAAGCGCCGCGCCAGCATCGTGCGGTAGACCTCGGTCAGAGCCTGTTCGGTATCGGACAGCGCCAGTCGGAAGGCGCGGATCTGGCTTCTGATCTCCGGTTCCCAGGCCACGGTCTGCTGTCGCGACTGCTGTGCCAGACGCAGGCCCTGGCGATAGCGGCGCGCCGGGCTGTCGAGAAATTCGCGCAGCCGCCCGGCGATCTGATCGATATCGGATTTGCAGCGCAACAGTACCTGGGCGTCGGCCTCGCCGCTGTGCTTGGTCAAGTCGGCCAGGTCCTTTTCGGCGTCGAGCAGACGCAGGATCGCGCGATTGACGTAAGCCGAGTTGAGGTGCCAGCGGATGATGTCGCTGCCCTCGATGTACCCGCGAATGCGCCGGCTGACCTCGAGCTGGAACGGCTGCGGCCGGACTTGGGCCAACCGTTCGTCATAGGCATACGGCACGGCCTTCTGCGCCTCGATGCTCGCGGTGTGAGCGATCTCGACCGCCTTGAGCATCTGCATCGAATCGTACAGGCCGAGCACTCCCAGGGCGGCCATCAGCTGGGTGCCGTTGTTCAGCGCCAGGCCCTCCTTGGCGCGCAGCTCGATCGGTCGAAACTTCCAATCCCGTGATTTGGCCAGCCGCTCGAACTCACGCGACGATTGGGGCAGTCGTTCGAAATCGTCGACACACAAATGACTCCAGAACCGACCCCGATCGTGGTCGCCGTCGGGTTCGCGGTCGCGGGGACGCATCACGCGGCCCTGGTCGTCGCCCATTAATACCAGCGCCAGGTGCGACAGCGGCGCCAGGTCGCCCGAGGCCCCGACCGAGCCCTTGGCCGGGATGAACGGGAAGATGTCGTCGTTGAGCATCTGGACCAAGCGCTGGACCACCTCGGCTCTGATCCCCGAGTGCCCTTGGCACAGGGCGTTGGCCCGCAAAAGCATCGTCGCCCGCACCACGTCCTCGGGCAGCGGTTCTCCCACGCCGCAGGCGTGGCTGCGGATCAGGTTGCGTTGCAGCCGACCCACATCCTCGGGCTCGATGATTTTATCGCGCAGTCGGCCGAAGCCCGTGGTCAGGCCGTAGACCACGGCCTGGCGTTCGAGCAGCACGTCGACCAGCGCGCGGCAACAGTCCATCCGCCGCCGTGCCTCGGGGGCGATGCGCACTCGCGCGCGGTGGCGCGCCACGGCCACTATCTGCTCTACGTTCAACGAAAGTCCGTCGAGCGTGACCCGCCGGATTTTTTTGCACAGCCTGGGAGCGGACAGAAAATCCATCCCAGCCCGGCGAGCGTTGGCCGCGTCGTCCAAATCCTATTCCCCTCGTCCCAGTAGGCTTAGCACCTCGGGCACCAAACGTTCCCGCGGCACCTCGGTCTGCTTGCTGCGATTATCCTTGTCAACGAACTCGCCCGCCATCGAGCGGATCTGCACTGTACCGTTATTAAGCTCGTCCGAGCCCAGCAGCACGACTACGCGCACGCCCAGGTCGTCGCCGTGTTTGAACTGGTGCTTTATCTTGCGCGTGCCCGAATAGAGTACCGTGTTGATCCCCGCCCCGCGCAACTGGGCGGCGATGCCGAAGCACTCGGGCCGCAGTGCGTCATCGAAGACCACGATCAGCACCTCGGCGGTCGAGGGCCGCTGCTGGATCAGCCCAAGCATCTCCATGGCCGCCATCACCCGGTCCACGCCGATCGAGGCGCCGGTGGCGGGCAGCGAACGTTTGCTGAAGCGTCCAACCAGGCCGTCGTAGCGTCCGCCGCCGAACACCGTCCCGATCTGCGGCGCGCTACGCAGCATCGCCTCGAAGATCATCCCGGTGTAGTAATCCAGCCCGCGGGCGATCGAGAGGTCGATGCAGAACGCATCAGCCGGAACGTCGTTGGCCGGCAGCGCCTCGACGATGTTGCGCAAATCCGACAGCGCCTCGTCGGCGCGCTCCACGCCGTGGAAGAATTCGACCAGCTGTGCAAGCTGATCAAGCGCGTCGCCCCTGATCGCCAGGAAACGTTCGATCGTATCGACCGCAACGGTCGACAAGCCCAGCGGCGGCGCGTCGATCCCATCGACCATCTGCTGCGGCGCGTTGCCCAGCAGGAGCCGCACTTTTTCCCAGCCCAGCCGGTCGAGCTTATCCAGGGTGCGCAGCACACCGAAGCTCTGCTGCTCGTCGATGCCGGCCTTGGCGATCAAGGCCTGCAGTATCCCGCGGTGACTGATCTTGATCAGCGAGTCGGACATGCCGATGGCGCACAAGGTGCGGTGGACCATGGTTAAAATCTCGACATCGGCCCAGACCGCGGGCTCGCCCACGATGTCCGCGTCGAACTGGGCGAACTCGCGAAAGCGCCCCGGCTTGTGCTTCTCCGCGCGCCAGACGTTGGCGCAATGGTAGACCCGCAACGGCCAGACGAGCTGTTTGGAGTGCTCCGAGCAGACCCTGGCCAGCGGCACGGTCAGGTCGAAACGCAGCCCGACCTGGTTGTCGTCGTCATCCACGAAGTGGTAGATCTCCTTCTCGACCTCGCCCTGGCCCAGCAGCACCTCGCGGTACTCCAACGCCGGGGTGTCGATCGGCGAGAACCCGTGCCGCTCGTAGACCGTGCGCACGCGCTGGATTAACTCGAGGCGCGCCATCTGCCGCGAGGGCAGGAAATCCTGGAACCCGGGCAGGGTCCGCGGTCTGACGAAATCGGCCAAAAATCACCTCCCAGGGCGGATTATCGGTACGGCTGCGTTATATCCGGCCCACGGCGCGAGGTCAATCCTTCGGCTTTCCCCGGACCGAGAGCCGGGGCTTGCTCAGGATTGACCCTGAGCGGCGTTTTCAACCCCGCCTTGATAGGCAAAGTTTGGCGCCGTCGAACGGGTCAATGCAGCATGTGATAGCTGAACACGTCGATCAGCGGCACCTGCATACGCAAAAGCAGATATCCTGCGCCCAACGCCGCCGCATCTTGGATGTATTGCTCTTTGGAAAAGATAGCGAGCCGTGCTCGGTGCTGCGCGTTGTCAACGGTCGTAAGTTCGTCCGTTCCGCCCTCAAGATAATTGTGGTCTACCACGTCGGCGATCTGCATTCCCAGCCGCGAATACCCGTACCAGCGTAGATGGCAGGTGTCGTAATACAGGTTGCGGTCGGCGATTCCGTGGACGGACATCTGCATCACCAACTCGTTCAGGTCGATAAACGTCGTTTTGGAGCGCTGAGCCTCCTGGCGAACGATTTGGTTGAACAGCTCCAGATATAAGTTGGCGTTCAGACCGGCGTAGATTCCCTGCGCTTGATCGATCATGCCCAGTTGCTCCAGGCAGTTCGCGCGCAGGTATCGCGAATAAGGATCGATCCTTCCGCGCACAAGCTGCTCGGCGGCCGCGTAATCGCCCTGGAGAAAAAGCCGGACCGCACCTTCCAATTCATCGCCCAGCTCAAGATCTTCCAGCGGGCGGCTGCTTTGCAGTTCAGCGAGCCTCTCCGCACGACGATACATCAAGCCCCACGCCCGATCCTTGTGATTGATCGGAATCGTCGCCAGAATCAGCTCAACGTTCGCCTGCCTTGCTCGACGCTGCATTTGCCGTATGTTGTCGCAAAAAATATCCCGCATCTGCTCGGGATTGAGATCGACCGGCGGTTCCTGGTTCACATTATCCAATAGCGCCCTGCGTAAAATCCTCACCAGCGCCAGTTTATCGTCTTGATAATTATGGCTTGGAGTTGACCCGGCCATCGTCTCATTGTTGCCCATTGAGACCAGAATCGCGTCGGGCTGATAGCCCAGCGCCTCGTTAAAAATCCGTAGAACGTCCGAAGATCCGGGGGTGCCGGCACCGGCATTGATGATGCGGAAGCGCCTCGTCGGATAACGCAACAACAATTCGCGCTCGATCCAGCGACTCATCGGGCACATGGTTTTATAGGGAAAACTTTGGGCAAAGGAGTCGCCGAGGATGAACATTCGGAACTCACCCTCGGGCTTGATCGCCGTGAACTCATCGGTCAAATCACTCTCGGGTTCAACTACCTGAACCGTGTCGCCCTTGATCTCGAAGATGCTCGTTGGATTGTCGGATTCGAGTTCCTGCCACAGCAATCCCTGTTGTTCCAGATAGACGGCGGCGAATTCGAGCAGCACCAACAGAACCAGCACGACCGACAGCGCCCAAAGGATTGTACGGATCGGCTTCCATAGCTTAAAAAAAACGCGCCGTTCCATCGCTCTCCGATCGGGTCAGCGTACGATTGGTCTATGGGTAGATTCTGGTCATCAGCCGCGGGAACGGGATCACCTCGCGCACGTGCGGCACGCCGCACAGCCAGCCCACGGTGCGCTCGACCCCCAGGCCGAATCCGGCGTGGGGCACGCCGCCGTAGCGCCGCAGGTCCAGGTACCACTGGAAGGCCTCGCGCGGCAGCCCGTGCTCGTCGATGCGTTGTTGCAGCAGGTCCAGCTCGTCCTCGCGCTGGCCGCCGCCGATGATCTCGCCCACGCCCTCGGGCGCGATCACGTCCACGCATAACGCCCGCTGGGGACGCTGCGGGTCGCGCTTCATGTAGAACGCCTTGACCGCCGACGGGTAGCGATGAATCATCACCGGCCGGTCGTAATTTTTCGAAATCGCGGTCTCGTGCTCCGCGCCGAAATCGTCCTCATCCTCGAACTCGAGCCCCTGCTCGCGGATCAAGGCCACTGCCTGGTCGTAGCTGATGCGCGGAAACGGCTTGCGCACCAATTCGAGCTTGCTCAGATCGCGCTCGAGCAGGCGCAGTTCGGGCTCGCGTTTGCTCACCACGCGCTGGACGATGTAGCAAAGAAAATCCTCGGCCAAGTCCATGTCGCCATCGAGATCGAGGAACGCCACCTCGGGCTCGACCATCCAGAACTCGGTGAGGTGACGCCGCGTCTTGCTCTTCTCGGCGCGGAAGGTCGGGCCGAAGCAGTAGACCTTGCCATGGGCCATGGCCGCGGCCTCCATGTACAGCTGCCCGGACTGCGTGAGATAGGCCTTGTCGCCGAAGTAATCGGTCTGAAACAGCGTGGTCGTGCCCTCGCAGGCCGCGGGGGTGAAGATCGGCGCGTCGACCAATAAAAAGCCGTTGGAGTCGAAGTAGTCGCGGATCGCGGCCACCAGCTCGGCGCGAACCCGCAGAATCGCGTGCTGACGTTTGCTGCGCAGCCACAGGTGGCGGTGCTCCATCAGGAAATCGACGCCGTGCTCCTTCTTGGAGATCGGGTATTCATCGCGCGCCTCGTTCACGACTCGCAGCTCGCTTACGCCGATCTCGTACCCCAGCGGGCTGCGCTCGTCGGCCTTGGCCTCGCCGCTGAGGATCACGCTGGACTCAAAGGGGATCCGGCCCGCGGCCTCGAACACCTCATCGCCCACCTCGGGCTTGAACATCACCGCCTGGATGTAGCCCGAGCCGTCCCTGATCTGTAAGAAGTGCAGTTTCTTGGACGAACGCCGGTTGTACAGCCAGCCCTTGATCGTGACGTTTTGGCCGATCAGTTGCGCCGCCTGTTCGATGGTGACTTCGCTCATCTTGTCCCTACTCTTTGTCCTGTTTCACGATGCTGATTTTCAGCTCCTCGAGCTGCTCGGGGTCGACCTCGCTGGGCGAACCGGTCATCAGGCAGGTCGCGCGCTGGGTCTTGGGAAAGGCGATCACGTCGCGTATTCCCTTGGCGCGGGCCAGCAGCATCACGATGCGGTCCATGCCCAGGGCGATTCCGCCGTGGGGCGGCGCGCCGTAGGTCAACGCGTCGAGCAGGAAGCCGAACTTCAGCCGCGCCTTTTCCTCGCTTAGACCCAGTGCCTGGAATACGCGCTGCTGCACGTCCTGGCGATGAATACGGATCGAGCCGCCGCCGATCTCCGAGCCGTTGAGCACCAAGTCGTAACCCTTGGCGCGCACCGACCCCGGATCGCTCTCGAGTTTTTCCAGGTCTTCGTCGGCCGGACTGGTGAACGGATGGTGCATCGAAAAAAAGCGTTGTTCCTGTTCGTTCCATTCCAAAAGCGGGAAGTCGACCACCCAGAGGAAGTTCCACTTGTTCTCGTCGATCAGCTCCAGCTCGGCGCCGAGCTTGAGTCGCAATGCGCCCAGTGCGTCGAGCACTACATTGCGTTTGTCGGCCACGAACAGCAGCAGGTCGCCCTGGGCCGCGCCGCAACGCTGGATCATTTTTTCCAACGCCTTGGGTTCGAGAAACTTTCCCACGCCCGAGCCGCGCCCTTCGTCCGTGTTCTTGACCACGGCCAGCCCCTTGGCGCCGTAGATCTTGACGAACTCGCCCAGGGCGTCGGTCTGCTTGCGCGACCAGCCGGCGCAGCCCGGGGCCACAATCGCGCCCACGGTTCCGCCGGCCTCCACCGCCTTCTCGAACACGCCGAATCCGCAGCCCTGGGCCAGATCGCCCAGCTCGCACAGCTCCATGCCAAAGCGCGTATCGGGTTTGTCCGAGCCGAAGCGCGCCCGGGCCTCGTCAAAGGGCATGCGCGGGAAGGGTCGCGGCGGCTGGTGGCCCACGGCCTTTTGCCAGATCACGTCGACCAATCCCTCGATGATTTCGAACAGCTCGTCAGGGCTGATGAAGCTGGCCTCAACATCGATCTGGGTGAACTCGGGTTGGCGATCGGCGCGCAGGTCCTCGTCTCGAAAGCAACGCACGATCTGAAAATAGCGGTCGAATCCTGCGACCATGAACAGTTGCTTGAACAGCTGCGGGCTCTGAGGCAGCGCGTAGAAGTCGCCGGGGTTGACCCGGCTGGGAACGATGTAGTCGCGCGCGCCCTCGGGCGTACTCTTGGTCAGCACCGGGGTCTCCAACTCGAGGAATCCCTTGTCCGACAGGTACTCGCGGGTCATGCGGTTGATCTCGTGCCGCAGTACCAGCATGCGCTGCAGCGAGGGTCGCCGCAGGTCCAGGTAGCGGTACTTCAATCGCAGATCCTCGTTGGCGTCGATCTCGTCGCGGATGGTGAACGGCGGCGTCTGGGCCTGCGAGAAGATCAGCAGCTCGTCCACCAGCAGTTCAACCTCGCCCGTGGGACGGTCGGGATTAAGCTGATCGTCGGGACGAGCGTTGATCTGGCCGCTGACGCCGACCACCCATTCGGACCTGATGCTGCGGCTGCGCTCGTAGAGTTGCTCGTCGCGCGAGGGATCGATCACTACTTGACAGATCCCGCTGCGGTCGCGCAGATCGACGAAGACCATCCCGCCCAGATCGCGGCGCGAGTGGACCCAACCAAACAGCGTAGCACGCGAGCCCACGTCGGCCCTGCGCGGTTCGCCGCACATCTGCGTGCGACGCCGATCGTTCAAATTGTCGAATTGCATCCCGAATGCTCCAGCTCGTCCGGGACCATCATCCCGACCGTTTTTCCCGATCCTACATCGTCGGGCGGCCGGGCGCGGCGCCCGGGTCAATCGTTGCAGTGTATCGTGGAGATCACGTTGGCGATCACGGCCTTATCGTAGCGCGCCACGAGGTCGTTGGTGAAAAAGTTGAAATTGATCAGCGACCCGCGATTGAGCACGATCAATACCTGGCCGTGCAGCTTACCCGCCTCGTTGACGATCTCGTACTTGATCGAGACCGCCTTGGAGCCGCAAATCCCCGGCCGTTCCGCCTCGACCAATTTGCCCCCGGGCTGGTTCGTGATCTGTTCCGGCAGCGTCGAGGCCAAGGTATCCAGACTCTCGGCACTATGCTGCTTGTCATTGTTGACGTAGACGAATACGCCGGTCATTTTGCCCGGCGACTGGGCGATGAACAGATCCTCGGCTTTGAGCGTGGGCATCTTCTCCCAGATCGTGGGGTAGGTGAACTCGATGCCGAACTGCTCGCTGGTGAACGTCTCAAACCCGGAGACCGGCTCCTGGGCCGTTGAGCTCACGGCGAGCAGCATTGCCGCGGCCAACAGACAGGCGAAGGTCGGCAGCTTAAAGCGGCGCATCGCATTTAATCGAGTTGAGCACCACGTCGGCCCACTGCTTGAGCTCGTCGCTCAGCTGCCCCTCGCCGCTGCAGAACAGCACGTCGATCAGCTGATTGTTGCGCACGGTAACGCGCTCCTTGCCGTAGCAGATCTTGTCGCGTTCCATGCTGGTGCTGTTAAATGCCAGGGCCGTG
The nucleotide sequence above comes from Candidatus Alcyoniella australis. Encoded proteins:
- the hisG gene encoding ATP phosphoribosyltransferase, with protein sequence MSARRATLALPSKGSLHQSAIEFLGRCGLKVAGGGRSYSGTLIGIDGMDLLFCRAEEVARRLCDGTADAGITGLDLFHEDQEHTHGLSCLIQELGFGAASLVTAVPQMWIDVTRIEDLIELAPQFLEAHGRTLRVGTSFPNLTRSFLGKRGLTAYALVRGQGAIEAMPASGRADLVVDLTSSGVTLAQNGLRRLDDGVILESQACLVGRPLDPGSTSEAVARLCGRMLATIEARNSLEFRAQVDCEMERLVAGLDELGARLVSQAPSDAGMRVEIVAPANALDRLVALLRDCGAEQVAVHRAEYIF
- a CDS encoding ATP phosphoribosyltransferase regulatory subunit; translated protein: MSPNRSVAGMVVNLPEQAQRLSSAAAEACAVLAQRGYGKIDVPVIEPVEPFLLRSGEVVRRSMYVFEDPGGHEVCLRPEMTIPVIRAFAAHMTDRPRPLRLFYDGPVFRHRPAAAGRPRQERQVGAELIGAEDRLAADAEIISTAIAAIDAIGCNDAVLALSDFSLVGTLIDALDLPQHACRRLINLLNHPAALQRAISDEEPQEPALPDALAQLEREQGVQLVLKIISGMPLQQVGQRDPRRIAERFWDTQIVRSSFTLDNATRKLLRDVSSICGSPQQALRSLAKITATFADEICQPLERLERLIEMIDKAVGSGERLLLDFGLSRPFAYYSGMIFELRRGERVIGGGGRYDPLVKMIDPRLDVDAVGFAVSLQGALAIDGEEG
- a CDS encoding aromatic amino acid lyase, which produces MDFLSAPRLCKKIRRVTLDGLSLNVEQIVAVARHRARVRIAPEARRRMDCCRALVDVLLERQAVVYGLTTGFGRLRDKIIEPEDVGRLQRNLIRSHACGVGEPLPEDVVRATMLLRANALCQGHSGIRAEVVQRLVQMLNDDIFPFIPAKGSVGASGDLAPLSHLALVLMGDDQGRVMRPRDREPDGDHDRGRFWSHLCVDDFERLPQSSREFERLAKSRDWKFRPIELRAKEGLALNNGTQLMAALGVLGLYDSMQMLKAVEIAHTASIEAQKAVPYAYDERLAQVRPQPFQLEVSRRIRGYIEGSDIIRWHLNSAYVNRAILRLLDAEKDLADLTKHSGEADAQVLLRCKSDIDQIAGRLREFLDSPARRYRQGLRLAQQSRQQTVAWEPEIRSQIRAFRLALSDTEQALTEVYRTMLARRFPPADKARDHVADALRDLAHSVPSAPPFQDDYSFRCIPQVVACAYQACLNTYEVLRIEINSATDNPLLFPPEPPEGFGSMSPAQYRRWLTSDAELIERSLGSVIGGGNFHGEPLAIILDYLAIALSELASISERRIAHLVDEDVSSGLPAFLVQHSGLNSGFMVPQYTAAALVSENKVLTHPASTDSIPTCAGSEDHVSMGPISARKCREVIDNAEQVIAIELLTAFQALHFRLPFKPGAMTRRLMTTLKREGVEFLENDRVLFPDIDRVVRLIRNGTLAGLAEEMDRRRSRQG
- the hisS gene encoding histidine--tRNA ligase, translating into MADFVRPRTLPGFQDFLPSRQMARLELIQRVRTVYERHGFSPIDTPALEYREVLLGQGEVEKEIYHFVDDDDNQVGLRFDLTVPLARVCSEHSKQLVWPLRVYHCANVWRAEKHKPGRFREFAQFDADIVGEPAVWADVEILTMVHRTLCAIGMSDSLIKISHRGILQALIAKAGIDEQQSFGVLRTLDKLDRLGWEKVRLLLGNAPQQMVDGIDAPPLGLSTVAVDTIERFLAIRGDALDQLAQLVEFFHGVERADEALSDLRNIVEALPANDVPADAFCIDLSIARGLDYYTGMIFEAMLRSAPQIGTVFGGGRYDGLVGRFSKRSLPATGASIGVDRVMAAMEMLGLIQQRPSTAEVLIVVFDDALRPECFGIAAQLRGAGINTVLYSGTRKIKHQFKHGDDLGVRVVVLLGSDELNNGTVQIRSMAGEFVDKDNRSKQTEVPRERLVPEVLSLLGRGE
- a CDS encoding GDSL-type esterase/lipase family protein, whose translation is MERRVFFKLWKPIRTILWALSVVLVLLVLLEFAAVYLEQQGLLWQELESDNPTSIFEIKGDTVQVVEPESDLTDEFTAIKPEGEFRMFILGDSFAQSFPYKTMCPMSRWIERELLLRYPTRRFRIINAGAGTPGSSDVLRIFNEALGYQPDAILVSMGNNETMAGSTPSHNYQDDKLALVRILRRALLDNVNQEPPVDLNPEQMRDIFCDNIRQMQRRARQANVELILATIPINHKDRAWGLMYRRAERLAELQSSRPLEDLELGDELEGAVRLFLQGDYAAAEQLVRGRIDPYSRYLRANCLEQLGMIDQAQGIYAGLNANLYLELFNQIVRQEAQRSKTTFIDLNELVMQMSVHGIADRNLYYDTCHLRWYGYSRLGMQIADVVDHNYLEGGTDELTTVDNAQHRARLAIFSKEQYIQDAAALGAGYLLLRMQVPLIDVFSYHMLH
- the asnS gene encoding asparagine--tRNA ligase, producing MSEVTIEQAAQLIGQNVTIKGWLYNRRSSKKLHFLQIRDGSGYIQAVMFKPEVGDEVFEAAGRIPFESSVILSGEAKADERSPLGYEIGVSELRVVNEARDEYPISKKEHGVDFLMEHRHLWLRSKRQHAILRVRAELVAAIRDYFDSNGFLLVDAPIFTPAACEGTTTLFQTDYFGDKAYLTQSGQLYMEAAAMAHGKVYCFGPTFRAEKSKTRRHLTEFWMVEPEVAFLDLDGDMDLAEDFLCYIVQRVVSKREPELRLLERDLSKLELVRKPFPRISYDQAVALIREQGLEFEDEDDFGAEHETAISKNYDRPVMIHRYPSAVKAFYMKRDPQRPQRALCVDVIAPEGVGEIIGGGQREDELDLLQQRIDEHGLPREAFQWYLDLRRYGGVPHAGFGLGVERTVGWLCGVPHVREVIPFPRLMTRIYP
- the aspS gene encoding aspartate--tRNA ligase, with the protein product MQFDNLNDRRRTQMCGEPRRADVGSRATLFGWVHSRRDLGGMVFVDLRDRSGICQVVIDPSRDEQLYERSRSIRSEWVVGVSGQINARPDDQLNPDRPTGEVELLVDELLIFSQAQTPPFTIRDEIDANEDLRLKYRYLDLRRPSLQRMLVLRHEINRMTREYLSDKGFLELETPVLTKSTPEGARDYIVPSRVNPGDFYALPQSPQLFKQLFMVAGFDRYFQIVRCFRDEDLRADRQPEFTQIDVEASFISPDELFEIIEGLVDVIWQKAVGHQPPRPFPRMPFDEARARFGSDKPDTRFGMELCELGDLAQGCGFGVFEKAVEAGGTVGAIVAPGCAGWSRKQTDALGEFVKIYGAKGLAVVKNTDEGRGSGVGKFLEPKALEKMIQRCGAAQGDLLLFVADKRNVVLDALGALRLKLGAELELIDENKWNFLWVVDFPLLEWNEQEQRFFSMHHPFTSPADEDLEKLESDPGSVRAKGYDLVLNGSEIGGGSIRIHRQDVQQRVFQALGLSEEKARLKFGFLLDALTYGAPPHGGIALGMDRIVMLLARAKGIRDVIAFPKTQRATCLMTGSPSEVDPEQLEELKISIVKQDKE